A section of the Candidatus Thermoplasmatota archaeon genome encodes:
- a CDS encoding PadR family transcriptional regulator — MEEDRISLLADNNILFLNKLKKGETLLFLYGQKTEKHELFKTFIKNGLENNEFCLYASTESNKWHPEYCFKEWIEKGRLTILNLERIGKSAMAELDKEFRNLCSAAMSGSESCRLLADFASLINRRNIGYVKDFEESVIRKCQYSLSTRWTSTKYKYKIPTRKNFPLKAITAFMLGSLDEYNLNQLIYLHNYILISADNGSIVLTENAKLPGDESSITVVPQATLEEFVKNNLEIIVLSMLSEKALCGYDIIKGIAQKYYTFLSQGTVYPLLYSLQERGILSVEAKQKSKLYSPTEKGIEIIEKKLDDFIKAQEYTLGSLKLKRCATAGRITNKP; from the coding sequence ATGGAAGAGGATCGAATCTCGTTATTGGCTGATAACAATATTTTGTTTCTCAACAAGCTTAAAAAAGGCGAAACTCTTTTGTTTCTATACGGTCAAAAAACTGAGAAGCATGAGCTTTTTAAAACATTCATAAAAAACGGCCTTGAAAATAATGAGTTCTGTCTCTATGCAAGTACAGAGAGCAACAAATGGCATCCCGAGTACTGTTTTAAAGAATGGATTGAAAAAGGTCGTCTCACTATCCTCAACCTCGAAAGAATAGGGAAAAGTGCTATGGCTGAGCTTGATAAAGAATTTAGAAATCTCTGTAGCGCAGCTATGAGTGGGAGCGAAAGCTGCAGATTACTTGCTGATTTCGCATCACTAATAAATAGGAGAAATATAGGATATGTGAAAGACTTCGAGGAAAGCGTAATCAGAAAGTGCCAATATTCTCTTTCCACAAGATGGACTTCTACAAAATACAAATATAAAATTCCTACACGAAAGAACTTTCCGCTGAAAGCGATAACAGCTTTCATGCTAGGCTCTCTTGACGAGTACAATCTCAATCAACTTATATACCTCCATAATTATATATTAATTTCGGCTGATAACGGCTCTATAGTGCTAACAGAAAACGCAAAATTGCCTGGCGATGAGAGCAGTATTACTGTCGTGCCTCAAGCAACTTTGGAAGAGTTTGTTAAGAACAATCTTGAAATTATTGTTTTGAGCATGCTCTCCGAGAAAGCACTCTGCGGCTACGATATTATAAAAGGAATAGCGCAAAAATATTATACTTTTTTGAGTCAAGGCACTGTTTATCCGTTACTCTATTCTTTGCAAGAGCGCGGCATTCTGAGCGTTGAGGCAAAGCAGAAATCGAAGCTTTACTCTCCAACCGAGAAGGGCATAGAAATAATAGAAAAGAAGCTTGATGATTTTATAAAAGCGCAAGAATATACGTTGGGCTCGCTAAAGCTAAAGAGGTGTGCTACTGCTGGGAGGATTACGAATAAGCCTTAA
- the gvpA gene encoding gas vesicle structural protein GvpA: MVTQSPDVSSLAEVLDRILDKGIVVDAWARISLVGIELLTIEARVVVASVDTFLHYAEEITKIEQAAIGAPATA; the protein is encoded by the coding sequence ATGGTAACACAAAGCCCGGACGTATCAAGTCTAGCAGAAGTATTGGATAGAATACTAGACAAAGGCATCGTTGTAGACGCATGGGCAAGAATCAGTTTGGTAGGCATTGAGCTACTGACGATAGAGGCAAGAGTTGTTGTAGCAAGTGTAGATACATTCTTGCACTATGCAGAAGAGATTACAAAGATAGAGCAAGCAGCTATCGGCGCACCTGCAACTGCTTAG
- the gvpA gene encoding gas vesicle structural protein GvpA, with amino-acid sequence MVTQSPDVSSLAEVLDRILDKGIVVDAWVRISLVGIELLTIEARVVVASVDTFLHYAEEITKIEQAAIGAPATA; translated from the coding sequence ATGGTAACACAATCACCAGACGTATCAAGCCTCGCAGAAGTGCTCGACAGAATACTTGACAAAGGCATCGTTGTAGACGCATGGGTAAGAATCAGCTTGGTAGGCATTGAGCTACTAACGATAGAGGCAAGAGTTGTTGTAGCAAGTGTAGATACATTCTTGCACTATGCAGAAGAGATTACAAAGATAGAGCAAGCAGCTATCGGCGCACCTGCAACTGCTTAA
- the gvpN gene encoding gas vesicle protein GvpN, with product MGYVSIHQRKVRGASVHDTLETKRTEEAIREQEVERPKLDREVVEATYLTPEVENFVETPQVKKIESRIELWLKIGYPVHIIGPTGCGKTTIAMHVASKLGRPVVWLNGDEYVTTTDFIGGYSQVEVESLRDKFIHNVFKNKDILKADWVDNPLTLACKYGYTLVYNEFSRTRPEANNILLSVLEEGILELPTKFGEERYVRVHPDFNMIVTSNSVEYAGVHRPQDALLDRMIGIYMDFYDFDTEVEIVKAHTGIATKEARKVVSVVRKLREKLEEAEKPGTRAGIMIAYGLQGLDGYNKEDFEQLCIDALATKAKGQKDLDKKIKLVKEVVKEIF from the coding sequence ATGGGATATGTAAGCATACATCAAAGGAAAGTGAGAGGTGCATCGGTTCATGACACTCTCGAAACAAAAAGAACCGAAGAGGCAATTAGGGAACAGGAAGTGGAACGCCCTAAACTTGATAGAGAAGTTGTTGAGGCGACTTATCTAACTCCAGAAGTTGAGAACTTTGTCGAAACACCCCAAGTAAAAAAGATCGAGAGCAGGATAGAACTTTGGCTCAAGATCGGCTACCCAGTTCACATAATTGGGCCGACAGGTTGCGGGAAGACAACTATAGCGATGCATGTAGCAAGTAAGTTAGGAAGACCAGTTGTGTGGCTAAATGGAGATGAATACGTGACAACAACAGATTTTATTGGCGGCTATTCTCAAGTAGAGGTTGAAAGCTTGAGGGACAAATTTATCCATAACGTGTTCAAAAACAAGGATATACTAAAAGCAGACTGGGTGGATAACCCACTAACACTTGCATGCAAATACGGCTATACTTTGGTTTACAACGAGTTCTCCAGGACAAGACCAGAAGCAAATAACATCTTGTTGTCTGTTTTGGAGGAAGGCATACTAGAACTGCCGACAAAGTTCGGTGAGGAAAGATATGTGCGTGTACATCCAGATTTTAATATGATAGTGACAAGCAACTCGGTTGAGTACGCAGGTGTGCATCGCCCGCAGGATGCGCTGCTAGACAGGATGATAGGCATATATATGGACTTTTATGATTTCGATACTGAGGTAGAAATAGTCAAAGCACATACGGGTATAGCAACAAAAGAGGCGAGAAAGGTAGTAAGTGTTGTTAGGAAGCTACGGGAGAAACTAGAAGAAGCAGAGAAACCTGGTACAAGAGCAGGTATAATGATTGCATATGGGTTACAGGGGCTAGATGGCTATAACAAAGAAGATTTTGAACAGCTTTGTATTGATGCATTAGCAACGAAAGCAAAAGGGCAGAAAGATTTGGATAAAAAGATCAAATTGGTAAAAGAGGTGGTTAAAGAAATATTTTAG
- the gvpO gene encoding gas vesicle protein GvpO gives MVTAEISKIGKQSLSTIGSLLNKKPESVVSVSKEGKEWKVLAEVLERRAVPDTQDILGRYEMRLNEEGELLGYKQVMTRRRADLIVEEE, from the coding sequence ATGGTAACAGCAGAAATTAGTAAAATAGGAAAACAAAGCCTCTCCACAATAGGGAGTCTTTTAAACAAAAAACCTGAAAGCGTGGTAAGCGTTAGCAAAGAAGGAAAGGAATGGAAAGTCCTCGCTGAGGTATTGGAAAGAAGGGCGGTGCCTGATACGCAGGACATTCTTGGGAGATATGAGATGCGCTTGAATGAAGAAGGCGAGCTCTTGGGCTACAAGCAGGTAATGACAAGGAGGAGAGCGGATCTAATAGTAGAAGAAGAGTAG
- the gvpN gene encoding gas vesicle protein GvpN, which yields MGVIGMYEKDRYDITGRKTRGGVRYHKTMEEKEMERREAELKAMQLEKTRQEIEEQFLTPKAEVFVETEEIKDLEERVKTWIGLGYPVHIIGPTGCGKTMLAVHVASQRGRPVVWLNGDEEMTTTHLVGGYGQYLEEHYHDRFIHNVYKSREMVEPGWVDNPLTIACKYGYTLIYNEFSRAKPEANNVLLSVLEEKILELPTKFGEERYIKVHPDFAAILTSNSIEYAGVHAPQDALLDRMIALHMGYYSFDTEVEIVKAQTGIPEKEAKKVVKVVRAIRDKLPEAEKPGSRACIQVAQGLQAWNGYSKKNFEKVCIDVLGCKMKGLDELSKMEKLIKEALDKLT from the coding sequence ATGGGGGTAATAGGAATGTATGAAAAAGATAGATATGATATAACAGGAAGAAAAACAAGAGGCGGAGTAAGATACCATAAAACCATGGAAGAAAAAGAAATGGAAAGAAGAGAAGCAGAACTCAAGGCTATGCAGCTTGAGAAAACCAGGCAAGAAATTGAGGAGCAATTTCTAACGCCTAAGGCAGAGGTATTCGTTGAAACCGAAGAAATCAAAGACCTGGAAGAAAGAGTAAAAACTTGGATCGGCCTCGGCTATCCAGTTCACATAATAGGACCAACAGGTTGCGGGAAGACTATGTTAGCAGTCCACGTAGCGAGTCAGCGTGGAAGACCAGTAGTATGGCTGAATGGTGATGAGGAGATGACAACAACACACCTTGTTGGTGGATACGGACAATACTTGGAGGAGCACTATCATGACAGATTCATTCATAATGTCTATAAAAGCAGAGAAATGGTTGAACCTGGTTGGGTAGATAATCCATTGACAATTGCATGCAAATATGGCTATACATTAATCTATAATGAGTTTTCCAGAGCTAAACCAGAGGCAAATAATGTTTTACTTTCTGTGTTAGAGGAAAAAATACTTGAACTGCCAACAAAGTTCGGTGAGGAAAGATATATCAAAGTACATCCGGACTTTGCTGCAATACTAACCAGCAACTCAATAGAATACGCAGGGGTACACGCCCCGCAGGATGCATTGCTAGACAGAATGATAGCTTTGCATATGGGCTATTACAGTTTCGATACCGAGGTAGAGATCGTCAAAGCCCAAACAGGCATACCTGAGAAGGAAGCAAAAAAAGTAGTAAAGGTGGTGAGAGCAATAAGAGACAAGCTTCCAGAGGCAGAGAAGCCAGGGTCGAGAGCGTGTATACAGGTTGCTCAAGGACTGCAAGCGTGGAACGGTTACAGTAAGAAAAACTTCGAAAAAGTATGCATTGATGTGCTTGGATGCAAGATGAAAGGGCTAGACGAGTTATCTAAGATGGAGAAACTGATAAAAGAAGCGCTTGACAAGCTCACATAA
- the gvpJ gene encoding gas vesicle protein GvpJ produces MVNVRPASEGLKEVLDRILDKGIVIDLNARACLSDFELLGINAIVILSSFKTAAKIGMDFPEGTKMDTPAWKDLLSKQPCPLCGKESRTKELKEEGCPWCGWNYRPKYKEDKKTFEKERKYRYGKGGKWRK; encoded by the coding sequence ATGGTAAATGTAAGACCTGCAAGTGAAGGCTTAAAAGAAGTTTTGGATAGGATACTAGATAAAGGAATTGTTATTGATTTGAATGCAAGAGCCTGCCTTAGCGATTTTGAGCTTTTAGGCATAAACGCAATTGTTATTTTGAGCTCGTTCAAAACAGCTGCAAAGATCGGCATGGATTTTCCAGAGGGGACGAAAATGGATACTCCTGCATGGAAGGATTTACTGTCAAAGCAGCCATGCCCGCTCTGCGGCAAGGAGTCGAGAACAAAAGAATTAAAAGAAGAAGGCTGCCCTTGGTGCGGCTGGAATTACAGACCTAAGTATAAAGAAGATAAGAAAACTTTCGAAAAAGAGCGAAAATATAGGTATGGGAAGGGAGGGAAATGGAGGAAATAG
- a CDS encoding gas vesicle protein has translation MLRPEIETEDTGLAGAIDRILDKGLVLNADITVSVAGTELLGIKIRAALASFETAAKYGLEFPSGTNINTAAWKEATIEKDTCPQCGKRSSIEELLNESCPWCGWVSAKAKVAVKQKVKVLQK, from the coding sequence ATATTAAGACCGGAAATAGAAACTGAGGATACTGGCTTGGCAGGTGCAATTGACAGAATTCTAGATAAAGGTTTAGTGCTCAATGCAGATATTACAGTATCGGTTGCTGGTACTGAGTTATTGGGCATAAAAATAAGAGCTGCGCTCGCTAGTTTCGAAACTGCCGCAAAATATGGCTTAGAATTTCCATCTGGAACGAACATAAACACTGCAGCCTGGAAAGAGGCAACAATAGAGAAAGATACTTGTCCGCAGTGTGGTAAAAGATCATCTATAGAGGAATTGTTAAACGAGAGCTGTCCTTGGTGCGGCTGGGTATCTGCAAAGGCAAAAGTAGCAGTAAAACAAAAAGTAAAAGTGTTACAAAAGTGA
- a CDS encoding Hsp20/alpha crystallin family protein, translating into MVDNSFKRLAEFLPSDKKIAVLNELLTVYDESELAKLLKCDPPLIKKWLRKAPSNKYMPKILGLAFFRSPNIGDILKETLTEFDSLAKLLGIKDVTSKLGIFMKELDERSREIVWYLLRNGHANIRELAEITNAKTDNEVLVRVRELINPKSKELFGKEIMKFEEAKINSVTGEKILFSWWLTENILPLERAPTLLDVFDENSRIKIVAELPRVKEDDIKIDIAHQILTISTNGYQKTIPLFCKVKKIEKTYRNGILELKLEKAME; encoded by the coding sequence ATGGTTGATAACTCGTTCAAAAGGCTTGCTGAGTTCTTACCTTCAGATAAAAAAATTGCTGTTCTTAATGAGCTTTTAACTGTTTATGACGAAAGTGAGTTAGCGAAACTGCTTAAGTGCGATCCTCCTCTTATCAAGAAATGGTTGAGAAAAGCTCCGAGCAATAAATACATGCCCAAAATACTAGGGCTTGCTTTTTTCCGCTCCCCAAATATAGGTGATATACTTAAAGAAACGTTAACTGAGTTTGATTCTTTAGCTAAGTTGCTCGGCATAAAAGATGTAACTAGCAAGTTGGGCATTTTTATGAAGGAATTAGATGAAAGGAGCAGGGAAATAGTCTGGTATCTACTGAGAAACGGTCATGCAAATATTCGCGAGCTTGCAGAGATAACTAACGCAAAGACAGATAATGAAGTTCTTGTTAGGGTGAGAGAGCTTATAAACCCAAAATCAAAAGAACTCTTCGGTAAAGAAATAATGAAATTCGAAGAAGCTAAAATTAATTCTGTAACAGGTGAAAAAATTCTATTTTCATGGTGGCTGACTGAGAATATTCTACCTCTGGAGAGAGCCCCAACACTACTTGACGTATTTGATGAAAATTCTCGGATTAAAATAGTAGCAGAACTGCCGAGAGTTAAAGAAGATGATATAAAAATAGATATTGCACACCAGATCCTTACTATTTCAACTAATGGATATCAAAAAACAATCCCCCTATTTTGTAAGGTAAAGAAGATTGAAAAAACCTACAGGAATGGGATACTGGAGCTGAAGCTAGAAAAAGCTATGGAATGA
- a CDS encoding gas vesicle protein K, with translation MTINIDENNLKQGLLGLVVALVEVIQETLERQALRRMESGRLTEEEIERLGNALMELDEALEHIKKENKIEEAVKSVRSGLDNIAHELVNKMVNPEKWKEEVEANA, from the coding sequence ATGACTATTAATATTGACGAGAACAATCTAAAGCAAGGCTTGCTTGGCTTGGTAGTAGCGCTAGTCGAAGTAATACAGGAAACGCTAGAAAGGCAAGCGCTTAGAAGAATGGAATCAGGAAGATTGACAGAAGAAGAAATTGAGCGACTAGGAAATGCATTAATGGAACTTGATGAAGCGCTTGAGCACATAAAAAAAGAAAATAAAATTGAAGAAGCAGTAAAATCAGTGAGAAGCGGTCTTGATAATATAGCACACGAGCTCGTAAACAAAATGGTCAATCCAGAGAAGTGGAAAGAGGAAGTTGAGGCAAATGCCTGA
- a CDS encoding GvpL/GvpF family gas vesicle protein, which produces MPEEEVVVEKEALEAQEARYLYCIINSSATSDFGDMGIEDSKVYTIPCKDIAAVVHKCAPKPYKSKDENLVKEWILAHQYIIDEAMKKFGTPIPFTFDTIIKGDDDKVKEWLAEDYPTLKAKLEKVKDKAEYTVQIFCEPNIILKEIEAQNEALKKLKEEIKTKPKGIAYMLSQKLERMQKEELIKLENNYVKDFYEQLKSLVDECIAEPTNKPVPEKWKAQKLILNLACLVHKDKVEKLGEELGKINKTQKFKVRFTGPWAPFSFVGKELGEKKT; this is translated from the coding sequence ATGCCTGAAGAAGAGGTGGTAGTTGAAAAAGAGGCACTAGAAGCTCAGGAGGCTAGATATCTTTATTGTATAATTAACTCTAGCGCTACCTCAGACTTTGGTGATATGGGGATAGAGGACAGCAAAGTTTACACTATACCTTGTAAAGACATTGCTGCAGTTGTGCATAAATGCGCTCCTAAGCCTTACAAATCAAAAGACGAGAATCTGGTGAAAGAATGGATTTTAGCGCATCAATATATTATTGACGAAGCCATGAAAAAATTTGGTACGCCAATACCTTTCACTTTTGATACTATAATTAAAGGTGATGATGACAAAGTAAAAGAGTGGCTAGCTGAAGATTACCCAACGCTTAAAGCCAAACTGGAAAAAGTCAAAGATAAAGCAGAATACACTGTTCAAATATTTTGTGAGCCTAATATTATTCTTAAAGAAATTGAGGCCCAAAACGAAGCTCTGAAGAAATTAAAAGAAGAGATCAAAACAAAGCCTAAAGGCATCGCTTATATGCTCAGCCAGAAATTAGAAAGAATGCAAAAAGAAGAGCTGATAAAGCTTGAGAATAATTATGTTAAAGATTTTTACGAGCAGCTAAAGAGCCTCGTTGACGAATGTATAGCAGAGCCTACAAACAAGCCAGTGCCTGAAAAATGGAAAGCTCAAAAGCTAATTTTAAATTTGGCTTGTCTAGTACATAAGGATAAAGTTGAGAAGCTTGGAGAAGAGTTAGGGAAGATTAATAAAACCCAAAAATTCAAGGTGAGGTTTACAGGTCCTTGGGCACCTTTCTCATTTGTCGGCAAAGAGCTTGGGGAGAAGAAAACTTGA
- a CDS encoding GvpL/GvpF family gas vesicle protein, with product MKKGIYIYGIIEENGNKSFGQIGMDKSEVYTIPYQTLAAVVSNVPAMVYQLTPENARAHENVIRKVMEERSVIPMSFGTVASNGSQVEKILSIGYKVFKSMLERIENKIQIDVKVLWDKDKIYLDILRENENIKRLTRKADKSQEDKIELGKLVNQALAEKREFYIGEIKNVLANFSEPPKENKLTDERMILNLAYLVDKTREQEFYDRVNEKERSYEGKLQIIAVGPLPAYNFTKLELKKLDFKLIDSARKILGLNEEITNEELEEAHRKLAYRYHPDRNPNDVASEQQFKKIEKAYMILARYSKNYPAGKISLKKEDVDKTILILEKE from the coding sequence TTGAAAAAGGGTATATACATCTACGGAATAATTGAAGAGAACGGGAACAAAAGTTTCGGGCAAATTGGAATGGATAAGAGCGAAGTATATACTATTCCCTATCAAACTCTTGCTGCTGTCGTTAGCAACGTGCCTGCTATGGTATATCAACTTACTCCCGAAAATGCAAGGGCCCATGAGAACGTTATCAGAAAAGTTATGGAAGAGCGCTCAGTTATTCCTATGAGTTTCGGTACGGTCGCGAGCAATGGCAGCCAAGTTGAAAAGATTTTGAGTATTGGTTACAAGGTATTCAAATCCATGCTTGAAAGGATAGAAAATAAGATCCAAATAGATGTAAAGGTGCTGTGGGATAAAGATAAAATATACCTTGACATTTTGCGCGAAAACGAAAATATCAAAAGGTTAACTAGGAAAGCAGATAAGTCCCAAGAGGATAAAATAGAGCTTGGCAAGCTTGTCAACCAAGCGTTAGCTGAGAAAAGAGAATTTTATATTGGTGAGATAAAAAATGTTTTAGCCAATTTTTCAGAGCCGCCAAAAGAAAACAAGCTTACCGATGAAAGAATGATTTTGAACTTGGCTTATTTGGTTGATAAAACAAGAGAACAAGAATTTTATGACAGGGTAAATGAGAAAGAGAGAAGTTATGAAGGCAAACTCCAGATAATCGCAGTGGGCCCCCTGCCTGCTTATAATTTTACTAAACTAGAATTAAAAAAGCTAGATTTTAAATTGATAGACAGTGCAAGAAAAATACTAGGGCTAAATGAAGAAATAACCAATGAAGAGCTTGAAGAAGCGCATCGAAAGCTTGCATATAGATATCATCCAGATAGAAATCCAAACGATGTGGCTTCAGAGCAGCAGTTCAAAAAAATTGAGAAAGCCTATATGATACTTGCTAGGTATTCCAAAAATTATCCTGCTGGAAAAATCTCGCTCAAGAAAGAAGATGTTGATAAAACCATTCTGATCCTGGAAAAAGAGTGA
- the dnaK gene encoding molecular chaperone DnaK: MSKIIGIDLGTSNSAAAVIVNGSVKIIPSAEGLALHGKMFPSVITFLEEGKVIVGKDAKKLMAPGRTITNIKRKMGTDYKIKIGKKWYIPQELSALILKKIKKDAELYLNESIKKAVITCPAYFNDNQRTATRDAGVIAGLDVVRIINEPTAAALAYGLDKTKRKLNIAVLDLGGGTFDVTILEMCNSVFRVIATSGDTQLGGIDMDNKILDYLVDKLRGEALDLKAENLMQVLRNEAEKAKINLSSKLSTTINLPFTNVNINLTRTKLEELIEDVISRMDKPLEQALADSNLAPKDIDKIILVGGPTKMPVIRKKVKEFFGRVPERGIDPMHCVAAGAAIQGSVLSGELGNIALLDVTPLSLGIETSGTVFTRLIHRNTTIPVEESRVFTTAQDFQSVVPIHVLQGERALAHDNITLGVFNLTGIKPAPRHEPMIEVTFSIDANGILHVSAEDLETGKKQAIEITESTRLPKEEISRMINEAAVFAELDKRKENEIKLRTRAEALIYELGQVIKKEKLPIDEKRNITTLVKELKHALRVNNNEQVKSATEELNKLVDRIALRNRAANRANALISSANKMITEIKIPKAEKVAIEEMIVKLKEALKNDNTKEIEKQIGELTEELTILEVDYK, from the coding sequence ATGAGCAAGATCATAGGTATAGACCTGGGGACGAGTAATTCTGCAGCTGCCGTAATTGTAAATGGTAGTGTAAAAATAATACCTAGCGCGGAAGGTCTTGCTCTGCATGGTAAAATGTTCCCTTCAGTTATTACTTTTCTGGAAGAGGGGAAGGTAATAGTAGGAAAGGATGCAAAAAAATTAATGGCTCCTGGGCGCACGATAACAAACATCAAAAGAAAGATGGGTACTGATTATAAAATAAAAATCGGTAAGAAATGGTATATCCCACAAGAGCTCTCAGCGCTTATTTTAAAGAAGATAAAAAAAGATGCAGAATTATATCTTAATGAATCTATAAAGAAAGCAGTTATTACTTGCCCTGCATATTTTAACGATAATCAAAGAACTGCAACGAGAGATGCAGGTGTTATCGCAGGCTTAGATGTTGTGCGCATTATAAACGAGCCTACTGCAGCAGCTTTAGCTTACGGGCTAGATAAAACTAAAAGAAAATTGAATATCGCAGTTTTGGATTTAGGTGGTGGCACTTTCGATGTTACTATTCTAGAAATGTGCAATTCTGTGTTTAGAGTTATAGCTACCTCCGGCGATACTCAGCTTGGCGGAATAGATATGGATAATAAAATTCTAGATTATCTGGTTGATAAGTTAAGAGGAGAAGCGCTTGATTTAAAAGCCGAAAATCTCATGCAGGTATTAAGAAACGAGGCAGAAAAGGCAAAAATAAACCTATCTTCTAAACTTTCAACAACCATAAATTTGCCTTTTACTAATGTAAATATAAATCTAACGAGGACTAAACTAGAAGAGCTGATTGAAGATGTAATTTCAAGAATGGATAAACCATTAGAGCAAGCATTGGCAGACTCGAATTTAGCTCCTAAAGATATCGATAAAATAATTCTGGTAGGCGGGCCTACAAAAATGCCGGTTATTAGAAAAAAGGTAAAAGAATTTTTCGGTAGAGTTCCTGAGCGCGGTATAGATCCTATGCACTGTGTTGCTGCAGGCGCTGCTATCCAAGGGAGCGTGCTTTCCGGTGAACTTGGTAATATTGCGCTCCTTGACGTTACACCGCTCTCATTAGGTATAGAGACTTCAGGCACTGTGTTCACAAGATTAATACACAGAAATACTACTATCCCAGTAGAAGAGAGCAGAGTATTTACAACTGCACAGGATTTTCAGTCTGTAGTGCCAATCCATGTATTGCAAGGTGAAAGAGCGCTTGCGCACGACAATATAACTTTAGGCGTGTTTAATCTAACTGGAATAAAGCCTGCACCTAGACACGAGCCCATGATTGAAGTTACTTTCAGTATAGATGCTAATGGCATATTACACGTCTCTGCAGAAGATTTGGAAACCGGTAAAAAGCAAGCAATCGAAATAACAGAATCGACAAGATTGCCTAAAGAAGAGATAAGCAGAATGATCAACGAGGCAGCAGTGTTTGCAGAGCTGGATAAAAGAAAGGAAAATGAGATAAAGCTTCGCACTAGAGCAGAAGCGCTTATCTACGAGCTGGGCCAAGTAATAAAAAAAGAAAAGCTCCCTATTGACGAGAAAAGGAATATTACAACGCTTGTTAAAGAATTAAAGCACGCGCTAAGAGTTAATAATAATGAGCAAGTGAAGAGCGCTACTGAGGAATTGAATAAATTAGTAGATAGAATAGCATTAAGAAACAGAGCTGCTAACCGAGCAAACGCATTAATATCTTCGGCAAACAAAATGATTACAGAAATTAAAATTCCCAAAGCCGAAAAAGTGGCTATTGAGGAAATGATTGTGAAATTAAAAGAAGCGTTAAAGAATGATAACACTAAAGAAATCGAAAAGCAGATCGGTGAGCTGACTGAAGAATTGACTATATTAGAGGTAGATTATAAATGA
- the gvpJ gene encoding gas vesicle protein GvpJ: MKPTKDLECTLVDVLDRILDKGIILNADVIIHVAGVPLIGINLRAALAGIETMLDYGMMEAWDASIRSWYAKGYADKIAVPLQENEKIILKTYGSYYNDGGIYSAWQHGYLYLTNKRLFLFRKEPARMLFETELLKIRSLEISEKNYLGKSRENLCLLLENNKIAMLYSENIEELKTAINKQIEMLLAAIEQ; this comes from the coding sequence ATGAAGCCTACAAAAGATCTAGAATGCACGCTTGTAGATGTGTTAGACAGAATTCTAGATAAAGGCATTATTCTTAATGCAGATGTTATTATCCACGTTGCAGGTGTGCCGCTGATCGGTATAAATTTAAGAGCTGCGCTCGCAGGTATAGAAACAATGCTTGATTACGGTATGATGGAAGCCTGGGATGCAAGTATAAGAAGCTGGTATGCAAAGGGGTATGCTGATAAAATAGCTGTGCCGTTGCAAGAAAACGAAAAAATTATACTCAAAACCTACGGCTCTTATTATAACGATGGCGGTATTTACTCTGCATGGCAGCATGGCTATCTCTATCTTACAAACAAAAGATTATTTTTGTTTAGGAAAGAGCCTGCTAGAATGTTGTTTGAGACAGAGCTATTGAAAATAAGAAGTCTAGAGATAAGTGAGAAAAACTATTTGGGAAAAAGCAGAGAAAATCTTTGCTTGTTATTAGAAAACAATAAAATTGCAATGCTTTATTCAGAGAACATAGAGGAATTAAAGACTGCGATTAACAAACAAATAGAAATGCTACTAGCTGCAATAGAGCAATAG